The following coding sequences are from one Dreissena polymorpha isolate Duluth1 chromosome 8, UMN_Dpol_1.0, whole genome shotgun sequence window:
- the LOC127840584 gene encoding uncharacterized protein LOC127840584: MSFVPHFSIFDIYNYLLAFNEFDHAKLRDYHRMEGYTMAKDGYVVYLESVPYINTGYVAVKAHVKPRTNDNDPVSKKGYYACWIILKTCDEGSIHYAYCTCKGG; this comes from the exons ATGTCGTTTGTGCcacatttttctatttttgatATTTACAACTATCTTCTTGCGTTTAATGAGTTTGACCATGCTAAACTGAGGGACTATCACCGTATGGAGGGTTACACCATGGCCAAGGACGGTTACGTTGTGTATTTGGAATCTGTTCCGTATATAAACACAG GTTATGTTGCCGTCAAGGCACATGTGAAACCCCGAACCAATGACAACGACCCTGTTAGTAAGAAGGGATATTACGCATGTTGGATAATCCTCAAAACATGTGATGAAGGATCCATTCATTATGCATACTGTACATGCAAAGGAGGGTAA